The Pan paniscus chromosome 1, NHGRI_mPanPan1-v2.0_pri, whole genome shotgun sequence genome has a segment encoding these proteins:
- the IL10 gene encoding interleukin-10 isoform X1, with protein MHSSALLCCLVLLTGVRASPGQGTQSENSCTHFPGNLPNMLRDLRDAFSRVKTFFQMKDQLDNLLLKESLLEDFKGYLGCQALSEMIQFYLEEVMPQAENQDPDIKVHVNSLGENLKTLRLRLRRCHRFLPCENKSKAVEQVKNAFNKLQEKGIYKAMSEFDIFINYIEAYMTMKIRN; from the exons ATGCACAGCTCAGCACTGCTCTGTTGCCTGGTCCTCCTGACTGGGGTGAGGGCCAGCCCAGGCCAGGGCACCCAGTCTGAGAACAGCTGCACCCACTTCCCAGGCAACCTGCCTAACATGCTTCGAGATCTCCGAGATGCCTTCAGCAGAGTGAAGACTTTCTTT CAAATGAAGGATCAGCTGGACAACTTGTTGTTAAAGGAGTCCTTGCTGGAGGACTTTAAG GGTTACCTGGGTTGCCAAGCCTTGTCTGAGATGATCCAGTTTTacctggaggaggtgatgccCCAAGCTGAGAACCAAGACCCAGACATCAAGGTGCATGTGAACTCCCTGGGGGAGAACCTGAAGACCCTCAGGCTGAGGCTACGGCGCTGT CATCGATTTCTTCCCTGTGAAAACAAGAGCAAGGCCGTGGAGCAGGTGAAGAATGCCTTTAATAAG CTCCAAGAGAAAGGCATCTACAAAGCCATGAGTGAGTTTGACATCTTCATCAACTACATAGAAGCCTACATGACAATGAAGATACGAAACTGA
- the IL10 gene encoding interleukin-10 isoform X2, producing the protein MLRDLRDAFSRVKTFFQMKDQLDNLLLKESLLEDFKGYLGCQALSEMIQFYLEEVMPQAENQDPDIKVHVNSLGENLKTLRLRLRRCHRFLPCENKSKAVEQVKNAFNKLQEKGIYKAMSEFDIFINYIEAYMTMKIRN; encoded by the exons ATGCTTCGAGATCTCCGAGATGCCTTCAGCAGAGTGAAGACTTTCTTT CAAATGAAGGATCAGCTGGACAACTTGTTGTTAAAGGAGTCCTTGCTGGAGGACTTTAAG GGTTACCTGGGTTGCCAAGCCTTGTCTGAGATGATCCAGTTTTacctggaggaggtgatgccCCAAGCTGAGAACCAAGACCCAGACATCAAGGTGCATGTGAACTCCCTGGGGGAGAACCTGAAGACCCTCAGGCTGAGGCTACGGCGCTGT CATCGATTTCTTCCCTGTGAAAACAAGAGCAAGGCCGTGGAGCAGGTGAAGAATGCCTTTAATAAG CTCCAAGAGAAAGGCATCTACAAAGCCATGAGTGAGTTTGACATCTTCATCAACTACATAGAAGCCTACATGACAATGAAGATACGAAACTGA